A genome region from Cutaneotrichosporon cavernicola HIS019 DNA, chromosome: 5 includes the following:
- a CDS encoding uncharacterized protein (Permease family) — translation MAWVSRANLAVAKSPVGRYFRLQGSGHKKERKNTYFFTEIRAGLATFFAMAYIISVNAAIVSQSGGTCKCPPESMADLCDSNAEYMQCVQEIKRDMVTATAAIAALTTFCMGLFANMPIGLAPGMGLNAYFAYTVVGYHGSGLVPYEIALAAVFVEGFVFVGLTVLGIRQWLARAIPSSIKLATAVGIGLYLTLIGLTYSAGIGAVTGATAVPMELAGCRPSAKDPTTGLCPSSDKMRNPTMWIGIFCGGVFTVFLMMFRVKGAIICGILLVSIISWPRNSAVTYFPHTPLGDDAFNFFKKVVTFTPIKHTLNVIDFNISSHGAQFGLAFISFLYVDILDATGTLYSMARFGGFLNPRTQDFENSSIAYCVDALGISIGSLFGAPPVTAYIESGAGIAEGGRTGLTAIVTGLCFFISIFFAPIFASIPPWATGCTLIIVGAQMAAEARHINWKYLGDSVPAFLTIAIMPFTYSIAYGLIAGICSYILLNTAVWLIEKATRGKISPPNKQDKEPWTYKIEGGFFPPWAYRISRGKKDFWREDDDEFESEDGGVTPVDDEARAVEEKSYEASESDAKANPNPKLEV, via the exons atgGCCTGGGTCAGCAgggccaacctcgccgtGGCAAAGTCGCCTGTGGGCCGCTACTTTCGCCTTCAAGGCTCGGGTCAC aagaaggagcgcaAGAACACATATTTCTTCACCGAGATCCGCGCTGGTCTCGCGACCTTCTTCGCCATGGCTTACATCATCTCGGTGAACGCAGCCATTGTCTCGCAGTCGGGCGGCACATGCAAGTGTCCCCCAGAGTCAATGGCAGATCTCTGCGATTCAAATGCCGAATACATGCAGTGCGTACAGGAGATCAAGCGAGACATGGTCACGGCAACAGCAGCCATCGCTGCCCTCACAACATTCTGCATGGGTCTCTTCGCCAACATGCCCATCGGTCTCGCTCCGGGAATGGGCCTCAACGCGTACTTTGCCTACACTGTTGTTGGATACCATGGCAGCGGTCTTGTCCCATACGAGATTGCCCTTGCTGCAGTGTTCGTTGAAGGATTCGTCTTTGTCGGCCTCACTGTCCTTGGTATTCGTCAATGGCTCGCCCGTGCCATTCCCTCATCCATCAAGCTCGCCACGGCAGTCGGTATCGGCCTCTACCTCACCCTTATTGGCCTGACATACTCTGCTGGTATTGGCGCTGTAACTGGCGCCACTGCCGTTCCTATGGAACTTGCCGGCTGCCGCCCATCCGCAAAGGACCCCACCACCGGTCTCTGCCCCTCATCCGACAAGATGAGGAATCCCACCATG TGGATTGGCATTTTCTGCGGCGGCGTCTTCACTGTTTTCCTCATGATGTTCCGCGTCAAGGGCGCAATCATCTGCGGCATTCTTCTCGTCTCAATCATCTCGTGGCCTCGTAACTCGGCCGTCACCTACTTCCCCCACACACCACTCGGTGACGACGCTTTCAACTTTTTCAAAAAGGTCGTCACCTTTACTCCCATCAAGCACACGCTCAACGTCATCGACTTCAACATCTCGAGCCACGGCGCTCAGTTTGGACTTGCCTTCATCTCCTTCCTCTATGTCG ACATTCTCGACGCAACTGGCACGCTGTATTCGATGGCCCGCTTCGGTGGCTTCCTGAACCCCCGCACTCAGGACTTTGAGAACTCGTCCATCGCTTActgcgtcgacgccctcggTATTTCTATCGGATCGCTCTTTGGTGCTCCCCCCGTCACCGCCTACATCGAGTCGGGTGCGGGTATTGCCGAGGGTGGCCGTACTGGTCTCACCGCGATTGTCACCGGCCTGTGCTTCTTCATCTCAATCTTCTTCGCTCCAATCTTTGCCTCAATCCCTCCCTGGGCGACAGGATGCACGCTCATCATCGTTGGCGCACAGATGGCCGCCGAAGCCCGCCACATCAACTGGAAGTACCTCGGCGACTCGGTCCCCGCGTTCCTCACCATCGCTATCATGCCCTTCACCTACTCGATCGCGTACGGCCTCATTGCCGGTATCTGCTCGTACATTCTCCTCAACACTGCCGTCTGGCTCATCGAGAAGGCGACCCGTGGCAAGATTTCTCCCCCTAACAAGCAGGACAAGGAGCCCTGGACGTACAAGATCGAGGGTGGCTTCTTCCCCCCTTGGGCGTACCGCATCAGCCGTGGCAAGAAGGACTTTtggcgcgaggacgacgacgagtttgagTCTGAGGACGGTGGCGTTACCCCggtcgacgatgaggcTCGTGCAGTGGAGGAGAAGTCGTACGAGGCCAGTGAGTCtgacgccaaggccaaccccaaccccaagcTTGAGGTTTAA